In Deinococcus psychrotolerans, the genomic window CCAACGACTAGAATCACCGTCCGTGAAAAGCCGGAACGCCTGCTGAGGGCGTTCCGGCTTTTCACTCTGTCCCGTTTCCCTTTTGACCCGCCTTTTTCGGGCATGATAAGCAGCATGACCGCTTCAGATCAAAAGTCGGATATGCCCAAAAACATCTACACCGCTCAGGCCACCGCCAAAGGAGGCCGCGCCGGACACATCATCAGCAGCGATGAGCGCCTCAACCTCCCGCTCAGCGTGCCCGCCGAAATGGGCGGCGACGGCGGCAGCGGCACCAACCCCGAGCAGCTTTTCGCCGCTGGTTACGCCGCCTGCTTTCAGGGCGCGATGGGCGTGGTGGGCCGCCGCATGAAAGTGGATACCGAAGCAAGCGAAGTCACCGCCCAAGTCGGCCTGCAAAAAGCGGGTCTGGCCTTCAAGCTCGACGTGGAACTCCGCGTCAAAATCCCCGGCCTAGACCGCGCCACCGCCGAAGAAGTCGTCAAGGCCGCCCACACGGTTTGCCCCTACAGCGTGGCGACGCAGGGCAATGTGGACGTCCGTCTGGTGGTTTTGGACTGAGCGAGTGCTTGGTGGCGCAAGGGGAGAGGGGTAGTTCTTCCCTTCGCCTTTCCCCGGCGCGAACGTAAAGCAGAAATAAACGTCTGAAGGCTCCCTATGGGCCCGGAATTTCTGGCGTTGATACAGTCCCTGAGCCGACTTGGTGTACAATGAACACTGTTGCCTGCACTCCACCAAAGGGAGGCAGGACATAAAGAAGAAGCGGAGCTGAGTATTCGTCCAGCCAAGCTCGTGAATTCAGTCACAGGAGAAAAGAACATGAAAACCATCATTCTCGGCGCTGGTTACGCGGGCCTCGCGGTGGCGACCAAACTCAAGCCCCACCCCGATCTTGACGTGACTTTGGTGGAGCAAAATCCTTACCACACCTTTGAAACCCGTCTTCACGAAGCGGCGGCCCACAACACCAAAGTCACGGTGCCGCTGGCTCCGCTGCTGCGCGGAACGGGCGTCAAGCTGGATTTGGCGATCATTTCCGAAGTCAACCTCGATACCAAAGAAGTCAAGACCAAAGATGGCCCCACTTACAAGTACGACAATTTGATCGTGGGTTTGGGCTCCGTCACCAACTTCTACCGGATTCCGGGCCTCGCTGAAAACGCCGCTGAACTCAAAGAACTCAAAGACGCCGATCAAATCTTTGGGTACGTCAACCGCACCTTCGACGCGGGCTTCGTCGGCAACCGCGACATCGTGGTGGGCGGCGCGGGTCTGACCGGTGTGGAACTCGTCACCGAGTTGGCCCAGCGCAACGAATCGCTGAGCAAAGCGCGGGGCATTGCGCCGTTCAAAATTTACCTGGTGGAAGCTGGCCCAGCCATTTTGCCGGTGATCGACACGGCGCTCAGGGCCAAAGCGGCCAAGGTGCTCAGCGATTACGGCATTGAAATCCTGACCGGCCACCGTCTGATGCAGGCCACTCCCGACAGCGTCACGGTGCAGACC contains:
- a CDS encoding organic hydroperoxide resistance protein; this translates as MTASDQKSDMPKNIYTAQATAKGGRAGHIISSDERLNLPLSVPAEMGGDGGSGTNPEQLFAAGYAACFQGAMGVVGRRMKVDTEASEVTAQVGLQKAGLAFKLDVELRVKIPGLDRATAEEVVKAAHTVCPYSVATQGNVDVRLVVLD
- a CDS encoding NAD(P)/FAD-dependent oxidoreductase, whose translation is MKTIILGAGYAGLAVATKLKPHPDLDVTLVEQNPYHTFETRLHEAAAHNTKVTVPLAPLLRGTGVKLDLAIISEVNLDTKEVKTKDGPTYKYDNLIVGLGSVTNFYRIPGLAENAAELKELKDADQIFGYVNRTFDAGFVGNRDIVVGGAGLTGVELVTELAQRNESLSKARGIAPFKIYLVEAGPAILPVIDTALRAKAAKVLSDYGIEILTGHRLMQATPDSVTVQTADGNQRVIPAGKIIWTGGIQARDIVKAQNLKKGPGGRIVVDKELRIPEYPEVFVVGDMGLALNEQDKPVPTTAQHAGQQGRLTGDNIMRLVRGEALHPYVPNTLGEFISLGGLMAVGWMKLPWNQKLAITGGLAHVMKRASEWRWRASIE